The genome window ATCTGGAACAGTACCAACTCCCATTAAGTAGTGCGCTCTGTTCGGATCCAAATGCTCAGCTAAATGTTCTAATACTTGAATGAATAGTGGTCTTGGCTCACCTACAGATAATCCACCAACTGCTATTCCTGCAAAAGGATAGGATTGGATTTTTTCTAATGAAAGTTTGCGTGCGTTAAGATCCATTGCACCTTGTGAAATTCCAAAAACATAGGACTGTGTATCCATTGTCTCCCAATGTTTGATTGAGTTTTCCGCCCATCTATGAGTTCGGTCCAATGATTCTTGTATGCGTTTTGAATTGCTATCATAAGGAGCACAATCATCTAGAACCATCCAAATATCCGAACCGATTGAACGTTGGATTTCTAATACTTTTTCTGGAGTAAATTTATGCCTTGATCCATCTAGATGTGATTGGAACTTAACTCCATCATATTCGAATTTGAATAGGCTTGATAGTGAGAACATTTGGTATCCACCACTATCGGTAAGCATAGCCTTATCATAGCCCATGAACTTTTTGACACCATGAAAATGATCTAACACTTCTGTGCCTGGTCGTAGATAGAGATGGTAGGTATTGCTTAGGATCAGTTCATATCCCAATTCATTTATATCTTCTGTTGAAAGTGCCTTGATTGTACCTTGTGTTCCAACAGGCATAAAAATGGGAGTCTCAATCGATCTCCCACCAACATTCAATAAACCTGTTCTTGCAAAGCTTCCTTGAGCTCTTTTTAATTCTTTAAATATCACAAAGCTGGATTCTTGTTTTGATTGTGCTGACAAGACTTGGGACTATCACAGACTCCGTATATATTCAAGTCATGTCCTGTGATCGAGAATCCTTTCTCTCTTGCGGCTTTGCGTTGGAGTTCTTCAATTTTCTCATCAATAAATTCTACAATTCTTCCGCATTCAATACAGATAATATGATCGTGATGGGCATGACCTATGATATGTTCATAGTATTTATAATCTTTTCCAAAGTTATGCTCTTGCAACAAACCAGCTTCCACCATTATGGAAAGGATACGATAGATAGTTGCTTTGGAAATCTCGTCTCTTCTATCTTTTAGCTCTTCTTGGAGAGATTCAGCTGTGAAATGATTGTGAATTGAAAAAATTTTCTCAGCAACAAGCATCCTTTGGGATGTAATTTTGAGACCTTTTTTCTTCAAATAATTGGAGAAGGTCAACATCTCCATAGCTGTATCTTCTTTAGTGTGCGGTGTTGTTGAATCTGTCATAACCTGCTCTCAGTTTATTCATTCGTCAATATTCTTCGCAATCGAAAAATACCAAGCTCGTTCCAATTCTTCGGCAATTTTGACAGCCATGACTCTAGCCATTCTATCTTGAGCTTGAATCTCTGATTCCCGATAACCCAATTGCCGAGAAAAATAGGCACGACCTGGTATCTCAGTTCGTTCCAATTCAATTCTTTCGTTTGTGTCGGCTTTATGAAGTTCGATTTTTGTAATTGAGAACATTTCTGATGAAAGATGTTGATCTCCTAAATCCATAAGATTGCCAACCAATTGATAGTGAGTCACTTCACCGTGGATGCGATAGGCCGCTTTAAATTTGTCACGTACTTGGATGAATCTCCCTCTTCGATCCACTTCCGATTTCAAATACTGAGTAACCATTGTATGAAGCTGGGGTGCATAGGAAGCATTTCGAAAGTTTTGTATATAAACAGTTCGCACCGAATCCGGAAGCGGAGTTCCTCGAAACTTGGGAGGATTGCCCGGTTCGCGATGGAAGTAGCTACAAGAAGAGAGACCAATCACAAAAACAAAGACTAAAAGATTTAGGGATTTTCTGCGATTCATGCCATTCATTCCCTTCCAGATTAGAGAGAACTACTCCATTGTCAACCAAGGTTAAGGGAATCGCTTGACGTTTTTGTTGCAGGCAACTTATTGATAAAGGATGCAATTATTCGAACTTCGTTTATTTCCTCGATTTTCCACAAACAAATCTGGATTTCTAAATTTTTTATGTTTATTTATGGTTTTATTTTCTGTATTTCTCAATCCGTTTGCATTGAAATCTCAGGAGTCAAGATTTCAAATTCATAGAGATGAACCCGGCTGGCCTTTAGATTTTTTCAGTCCGATTTCAGGAACGTTTGGCGAATACCGCAATCACAATATGCATATGGGTGCTGATTTTAAATCCTATGGGCTTAACGGACATCCCGTATTAGCAGTGTTTGATGGATCGATAGATCATATTTCTCAATCACAGAAAGGATACGGTACATCTTTCAACTTATATTCAAATGAGCTTTCTATGAAATCCAAATATGCACATCTTTATTCTTTTCAAGGCTCAAATTCTAAATTAGAATTACTCAGGCAAGCATTGTGTCTGCTCATTGGAAAAGATGAATTTTACATCAATCTTCCGAAAGGAATGTTTGAAGTAAAAAAAGGAGATTGGATTGGGCTTACCGGCGAATCTGGATCAGGGATTTCTCATCTCCATCTTGAATTTCGAGACGACAAGGGATTTATCAATCCACTTTTTTTTACAAGTTTTCATCAGAAAGACAATATTGCGCCAACCATTCTCAAATTGTTATGGGAAGATTCCGCGCGCTCGCAAGTATTAGAACTGCAAACCAAACAAATCGGCCCAGGCCAGTATTCAATCCAGGAACCAATCGTCGCTCGAGGTAAAATCCGCATCAAGCTTGGAGGATATGATTTTATTCGTTCCAGAAATAAAAACAATGTCTATGCAATCGAGTTAATCAATGGAACAGACAAATTGTATCGCAAAGAATTCTTTTATGTTCCCTATTCTGATTCATCCAACAAACAACTATTTTACGATATCAATCGATCTTCTTTATCGCCTCCAGTCTATTTTTATAATGTTTTTGATCCAAGCAAAGGCTATTCAATAGATCTTACGGATCATGAAATCGGTGACAAAATCCTTCTTACTGCAATCTTAGAAGATGCAACTGGGAATCGCTCCGAACTACCAATCCAAATTGAAGTTGGGATTCCGAGAAAGGATACAACAATCCGACCAGTTCCCAATTCTAAAGTCGGAGATATTTACACAACTTCTGATAAAGTAGTAAGTCTTGATTTCAAAAAAACTTCAACCTATGGAAATGGCTATCCGTTGATATCCAAAACTGATTGGGAGAAAGAAGGAGTAAAAATCGCTAAGGGACTAACGCCTGTGAGTGATCCTTATAAAATTTCCGTCATGAACTTCAATTGGAAAGGAGAAGCGACTGGATTTATAAAAACTAAAAATCCACCCACAAGCAAAGAGAGCCTCTATTTCTATGATACTTCCATCAAAAGATTCAACGGTATATCATCGACTAGAACCAAAGACGGATTCCAATTCAAAACAGAAAAATTAGGTATCCTTGGAGTTTTTGCAGACGAAGCACCACCTAGCGTTCATTATGCTTATTCTTACGCAAAAGAAATTCATCTTGAGAATGCAAGAACACCTGGAATATCCGAGAGATTGTATTATCTTGGAGATGTCGGATCCGGCTTTACAACAACGCCAGAAGTTTTGCTCGAGGGAGAAGTCTATCCTTTTGAATATGATAAAGACAGACGAGCTATCAGCATCAAGATACCAGATAAAGCCTTTCTTGAAAAAAAATACTTACTCTTGCAAATCCGACCCAAAGATTGGGCAGGAAACCAAGGAAATTATTTTACTGAAATACTCACTCCCTGACTCCTTCGTTCCGTCCGGTGGCCAGTTTGGAATGCCAAAGCCGTCAAGAAGGAGTCACTCCGCACGGGCTGAAGAAGGCTACGCACTTACATTCCCCCAGCACAATTTCCTTCGGAAAGTTATGCTGGACAGGTCACGATAGATAATTTACCGTTAAGTCCAGCACCACGACAACAAAAGAGCGTTAGCGACTGAGTGGTGCTGGGGGATGTAAGTGCTCCGCTCAAGGTTTAAGAGATCTCAATTCATTTATGCGATTTTGATTGGTATATAGCAAAGTGCAATTGGCTAACTAATTCTATTCCACCCCGTGCATAAAAAAAGCGGATCCCAGTTATGAGATCCGCTCTTAGAAGCATCAATGCAGTGATTGAGGCAGCCTAATTAATGTTCGATGCTTGAGTATCTTCCGATTTCAAGAACTGTGTAGGAAGTTTCCTGAGAACCAAAAATCAGAATGGCTGTGTCACCGACTGATTTACCAAGCAGAGTTTTGGCAAGAGGAGCTTGGTAAGAAATGATATTCTTACTAGTATCCGCATCCCAAGTTCCAAGAATCGAGTAACTGAGAATCTCTCCAGTTGCTTGGTTCTTGAGTTTTGCTGTACATCCAATTCCAATCTTTTCTGTCTTGATGTTCTGAGTGTAATCTTCAAGAACTAAGGCATTCTTAAGATCGGAATCCAATTTCTTGATAGCTGCTTGAATCTGAGTTTGTTTCTCCATAGCCGCTTTGTATTCCGCGTTCTCACGAAGGTCACCCTTCTCTTGAGCTTCACCAATATCTCTGGAGTTCTCAGCCATCTCAACATTGATCATTTGCTCAAGTTCGGATTTCTTCTTATTGAAAGCCTTTCTTGTAACAAGGAAGCTGTTGGTTGGGATTTTTGCTAAGATATCATCTTCGTCATCGTCTTCGCTTACATTGCCTTCATCCCATTCCAAATTCGGTTTGAGTTCAGAGATCAGGGATAGAAGTTTTTCTTTCTCGGAGTCAGTGATGTACGATACTTCTTTGTAAAGTGCGTAGAGCTTACGAGCATATTCATCATCTCCGGATGCAATTGCTTCCTTCAATACATCTTGCGGCTCGCCTTTATCAACGAGGATTCCATGAGCTTGATTCTTGAGTTTATTGCCTTTCGGTTCAATCTTACCCAGTGGCTTGAGGATACGAAGTGTTCGCAAAACCAAATCATTCTGATCAAACTTCAAGTAATCATAAGATCCAGGTGAGTTCAGAATCGCTTTCATCATCCATATAAAAACTTCAGGGAAATTCTTAGCTTTCTTGCAGATGGTTTCTAGAAAAAGATTCAGTTCTGAGATTTTGCCATCTTCATGAAGAAGTGTCCAAACATGTTTGGTAACTTTTGGTGGAACTTCGAAAAGGATTTCAAAGAAAATATCAACATATTTCGGATGATATTGTTTTATTAAATCAACTAAACCTTTCTTGATTTCTAACTGGGAAATCGATGCGGACAATTGAATGCATTCTTCCTTTGTCAATCCAGCTATAATATCACTGATCTCAGCTGGTGAAATTTTACGAACAACTTCCAATGGAGGGATCGCATCAGGATTGCTAGCTTTTTCTTTGGCAAAAGGTTTCGTAAAAGCGTCATCCAATTGATCCAAATAAAGATAAGCGATAATCTTACGATTCGTATCTTTAGATAGTTCTTCTTGGTTGTATTTACCATTGAAATGATCCGCAGCTTGAACCGATTCGGTTTGGTCTTTGACTGCTTGCAGAGCGATATCCAATCTTTTGAATGGATCTTGGGTCGCTTCAAATTTCGCAATCAAACCATCTGAATGCGTGATCTTTTGTTCATGATAGACCAACTCATCCTTTTTCTTGGGATTCATTCCAATATTCGGATCTTGCTTTAACGCTTGCTTTACTTTCTGCCACCATTTAGACCATTCATCCGCTTTCAAAAACTCACCAACCATCTCAACTTTGAGATCGCCAGTGGTCATAGCGTTGTCATGTGACTTGACCATCCAAGAAATAAAATTCACAAGATCATTCTCAAACAAATCCATAATCTGGTCTTTATTTTCATAATAAGTAACCCAGATATGATCTTTCTTGAGAGGCTTTAGTGATGTGATAGCCATTTGGATAGAAAGCTTATGATTCTTCTTGTCTTTGAAATCAACAAAGATAGAGTCACCATTCTCGGAGATGGATACAATTTTACCCACACCCCAATTTCTATGCATTACATAGTTGCCTGTATCAAAAACGATATTTCTTTCAAAGTTTGTGATACAAACTTTTACAGGCTTACGGTTATTGCCAAGATCAGAAATTTTGAGAAAATGCTCTAACAATGAATGTTCGGCATATTTCTTACGATAGACTCGAATCAATTCAGTTCTTGCTTTCTGTGCAGCAGGCTCGTGATCTAATATTTTCTTGAGAAATAGAATGACCTTGTCCCAATCTTCTAAACTTTTGTAAGGCTCAAGGATCGGATAAAGTAGAGTAACCAATCTTTGCTTTTCTCTATGAGCAAGAAATTGTCTTTCTATCTTTTCAATAAATGCTATATCTTCGTAATTGTTCGTTACGATGATTGGCCAGATCTCATCGAGTGCTGTAAAACTCTTGGTCTTTGCAAATTCTTCGACGGCTTTCTTAAGATATCCAATCGCTTCCTCTTTGCTCTCTTCGAGAATCGAAAGTCCATATTTCTTTTGGATCTCTGGATTCTTACGATCAAGTTTAGCGAGTTTTTCTAAAACTGGTTTGAGTTCTTTGTTCTTCTTAAGTTTTTCCAAAGCTTCTGCTTTGTAACGAAGCGCAATTTTATTATTAGGATCGTATTTGAATATATTGTCTGTAATGTATTCTATGATTACCCATTTGCCATGGCTACGGAATTGTTCCAAAAGATTCTTAAGCTGAGGAGTTTCTTGTACCGCATTCGAGTCTGTAATCAGAGAGATGATCATGAGAAGGTACTTCGCAGAAATACTTTCAGGGTGTTCTGTGAGATGCTCTTCTATTTTTACTTTGGCATCATCGAGTTTCTTGTCAGCTTGATAGGATTCTAGTATGTCGTCATAGATTTTGAACTTAGAAGCTGGAATAGAGCTTGCGTCCATCCGAATGTATATTTCTTCATTGAATAAGGAAGTAAGCTTATCAGCTTCCGTGGCTGGTTTAGCGTTTTCCATAGTAGTAGCATCAGACATTTAGTCAGTCTCCCATAAAATCTCGCAATTTCCGAGATAAAGTTTTAGTGATTTTGTTCTAAGAAGGCCAAGGAACTAAAAGGCGTGCCTAAATATTAGCTCTTCTTCCTATAGAAAATCATCTGTTCGATTTGTAAAGCACAAAAAACCCCCGCGAATTGCAGGGGTTTAGATGAGTTTCCGGGGGGGAAGTCCCGGAATTCTAGGATAGGAAACTAGGGAAATTAATTTCCGCCAGTCGCTCCTGGATTTCCTTGGTTGCCACCGCCACATTCACGAACTTTCGATCCTGTATTGAGTGCGCCGGATTTCTCCAACATTTTCTCAAGTTTCAACTTGTTGTTACAATCTTCTTGATCGAAATCGAGAGTTGCACCGTCGAAGTGAACTTCGAAAGTATCTGATAGAACTCTAAGTTCATCAAAGAACAAATATACGAGTTCTTGAGAAGTTGTAGGATTCGAACGGATCTTAAACTGCTTGAAAACAAGAGTTTTGATCTGCGGAAAAGAATCCACATCTTGCGGAACATTGGAAGGAATATTGGTTGTAAGTGGTCTCCATCCAATAAAGTCCAACGATCCAAAACTCAAGATATGAGTATCACCTTTCCAATCTTCGAACCAACCTTCCAATGTGTATTCATTGCCTCGACCACATACCCATACAGATACTGCTTTGGAAGAACCAGGCAACTCAACACCGTAGAGTTTTTGTTGCTGTCTTTCGTTGTTCATATCGAGGTATGGCTTTGAACGCACAACTTCATATTCTTTGGATCTTGGCGGACGAACTGTAACAACATTGTATCCTGGAAACATGAATTGGAATTTGACTCCCAAAACTTTCGCAGTTGATGCATCGATACTCTTAACATCACCTGGCTTACCTGCTACCAATTTCACTTCACGAATAACTTGAGGTGCTTTCTTCGGATCATTGAGGACAGGTTGGTACGGATTGTTCTCATCATACTTCATGTCACCATTGCCATCTGCGTTCTCACCATCTTTGTCAGTGAAAACTTGCCAGCCGTACGGTGCATCAGCCGCTGGATTATCCCAGCTTTCGATTGTGATCGCGCGCAATTCTAAAGAAGCAATATCGTTACCAGTTGATGTCTTGACTCCTCGAGAAATCTTATAATTTGCCGAAGCAAAACCAACTAAGCATATGGTTCCAATGGTAACATAGGAAAGGAGATTTAGTTTTGTGTTCTCTTTCATCGTCATCCTCTTACCAGTTGTCCTTGATTTCCGATCCAGGGTATTTGGCTTCGCTACGATCTGTTCTGATCTCAAGATCATCTACATAGAAGTAGAAATCTCCACCAACTTCATGAACATCGGATGTTACAAATAATGATACGAAATGTAGGTTTTTGTCAAGAAGAGCAAATCTTGTACTTTGAGGAATGAATCCTGGAATCGTAGCAGTCATTTTTCTCCATCCAAAGAAGTCTACTTTACCCAATCGAACATTGTGTGTGCGATCTTTGTAGTCTCTGAATTTTGCAAAAAGTGTATGACGATACTTTCGGCCAAGAACCCATACCGAGACCTGTCTTGCTTTACCTTTGATAATGTATTCGTGAGGAGGAGAGAGTTCTACTCTATCAAATCCTCTTACATTAAAGTAAGTTTTGACACCTAGAAAATGATTCTGATCGATCTTGTCTCCACCGTTTTCTGGAACTGTGTTGTCATCAAACACGTCTTTGATGAGACCACGTTGAACCATCTTCAGTGTTTTCGTTTCGCCGAGTGGAGTTGTTGATTTAACTCTCCAGTCTTCAGACTCTTCGAAATCGTCCAAAATAATTCTCTTTAATGGACCCTCATCCTGGTTATTTGCGCCAGATGCTGGTTGCGGAGCTGGACCGCCTTCTGCTTGTGCAAGTAATACATTACTAGCCAATACAAACGACAGAACAACGATAATTGATGTAATCTTCCCCATGAGACTATCTCCCATCTATGTATTTCCTGAATCGCTTTCACTTGCGATTCTCTGTTTATAATCGCTCAGGATACCGACCATAAGATCAATTCCCTCAGCAGGCAGAAAGACCGAAGACTTTTTGCTATTTGACCATTCTGAGATTTTTATATAAAATCCATTCTGGTTTTTTTTTAAGTCTACCAAAAACGTTTTATTATGGGTAACGATTTTTTCCGTTTGGATCTCAGGATCTACCATAAATAAAACACTCTTCTCCCTGCTTACTAGTAAATATCGGAGAAAACTCAGGGAAAATTAGGTAAATTGAAAAAATAAAATCCTGTTGCCTTTTTTATCCCTATTCGCACAATCTGCGATTGATGCAAATCCCTTCGAAAGTGATTATCAAGATAGTTTCGCTCTATTCTGGCTTTGGATTTGTTTGGATTCTCATTTCGGACTATTTAGTAGACATAATGTTTCCTAGAAGTTCAGAACTTTACTACAATATCCAGAATTCAAAAGGTATTTTGTTTGTTGTATTGTCGGGAGCAGTAATTTTTTTCCTACTTTCTAGAGAAAAAAAAAGCCAATCACAACTTCATGAAAGCATCAAAGACTTTGAGTCGTCGATTCAGACAACAATTCAAGAAAAATCCATACTAGTCGCCGAAATCCATCACCGAGTCAAAAATAATCTCGCTATCATTTGTTCATTTCTGGAATTGCAGAAAGAATATATTTCCAATGATGCATCCGATCCTGGGCTTCGCGCCTTTCATAAGAGTATCAATCGTATTAAAACCATGTCGATTATGCATGAAATTTTGTACGAAAATCCAGGATCCATGCAAGTAAAGTTTGGAAAATTCTTGTCTGGTTACTGGAGTTATATTCAAAGAGCAAGTAGCATTTATCTGAATCGATTGAGTGGCCAAGTTGATTTCAAATCGGATAGCCTTTCTGAGAGTTTGGATTTTGGACTCGGTGTAAACTTGGGAATCATAACAAACGAACTAGTTCTCCAAAGTCTGGAAAATTCTTTCTCCAAAACAGATCCAAAGGCAGTAATTTCCATTTCGCTTTTCAAGAAAGACGGTCAGTTCTGCTACGAGTTTCAAGATAATGGCTCCAATAGGCAACCGACGGATTGGAAAGAAGGACTGGGAATGAAAATTCTGGAATCCATCGCAGTCCAGATCAAAGGAAAATTCTCACTCAATGACACGGAAGGATTGCATTTTTCCCTTCAATTTCCAGAAAATTAGAATTCTATTGCCAGATCGAACCCGATTTTCCTCTAACCTCTTAAAACCATGAATTAGCACTCTAGTCCTGTAAGTGCTTGACCAAAAGGGCTCGTTTTTTTACATTGTCATTTAGATTAGCACTCATTCTTTTTTAGTGCTAGCCATTCATTATAGCAAAAATTCAAAAAGGAGTTACACAAAAATGAATATTAAACCACTCGCTGACAGAGTTGTCGTTGAACCTAAGGTTGATACAGAAGAAAAAATCGGAAGCATCTATGTTCCCGATACAGCAAAAGAAAAACCACAAGAGGGTAAAGTAATCGCAATCGGAAGCGGACGCTACGAAGACGGGAAACTTGTTCCTCTTGAAGTAAAAGTCGGAGATTCCATTCTTTATGGAAAATATTCCGGCACAGAAATCAAACAATCAGGTAAAGAATACTTGATCATCCGTGAAAGCGACATTCTCGCAATCGTGTCTTAAGAAAATTTAGGAGGAATAATAAACATGGCAAAACAAATAGAATTTGATGAAGCAGCAAGAAGAAAACTACTCGCTGGTGTAAACAAACTAGCTAACGCAGTAAAAGTAACGCTTGGACCAAAGGGTCGTAACGTAGTAATTGATAAAAAATTTGGTTCTCCAACTATCACCAAAGACGGTGTAACAGTTGCTAAAGAAATCGAACTAGAAGACGCAATCGAAAACATGGGCGCGCAAATGGTAAAAGAAGTTTCTACCAAAACCAACGATATCGCTGGTGATGGAACAACTACTGCTACTATTCTTGCTCAAGCAATCATCAACGAAGGTCTTAAGAACGTAACAGCTGGTGCGAATCCAATGGCTCTTAAGCATGGAATTGACAAAGCAGTTTCTGCTGCAGTAGCTGAGATCAAGAAGAAAGCTGTAAAAGTTGATTCTAAAAAAGATATCGCTGCGGTTGCCACAATATCTGCTAACAACGATCCAGAAATCGGTAATCTAATTGCTGATGCAATGGAAAAAGTTGGTAAAGACGGTGTGATCACAGTTGAAGAAGCAAAATCCATTGAGACAACTTTAGATGTTGTGGAAGGTATGCAATTCGACAGAGGTTATATCTCTCCTTACATGGTAACTGATCCAGAAACAATGACAGCTACTTTTGCTGATCCATTCATTCTAATCTATGACAAAAAAATCTCTAGCATGAAAGACTTGCTTCCAGTACTGGAAAAAGTTGCACAAGCTGGAAGACCACTAGTTATCATCGCAGAAGAAGTAGAAGGTGAAGCACTTGCAACTATCGTTGTAAACACTTTGCGTAAAACAATTCAATGCGTTGCTGTAAAAGCTCCAGGTTTTGGCGACAGAAGAAAATCTATGTTGGAAGACATTGCGATTCTAACAGGTGGACAAGTGATTTCTGAAGACCTCGGAATGAAACTAGAAAACGCTGACATCAAAACTCTTGGTAAAGCTAAGAAAGTTGTAATCGATAAAGAAAACACAACCATCATTGAAGGAAGCGGATCTACCAAAGACATCCAAGGTAGAATTGCTCAGATCAAAAAACAAATTGAAGATACAACTTCTGAATACGACAGAGAAAAACTACAAGAAAGACTTGCAAAACTTGCAGGTGGGGTTGCGGTAATTCATGTTGGTGCAGCAACAGAAGTAGAAATGAAAGAGAAAAAAGCTCGTGTTGAAGATGCTCTTTCTGCTACAAGATCTGCTGTTGAAGAAGGAATCGTTGCAGGTGGTGGTCTAACACTACTTCGTTGTCAAGAAGGAGTGAAAGCTCTTAAACTAGAAGGCGACGAGTCAACTGGAGCAAAAATTATCTACCGTGCTCTTGAAGAACCAATCCGTATGATCACGAACAACGCAGGACTTGAAGGTTCTGTAATTGTTGAACATGCTCGTGGCAAGAAAGGCAACGAAGGATTCAACGCACTTACAATGGTGTGGGAAGATCTAATCGCTGCTGGTGTTGTTGACCCAGCTAAAGTTGTAAGATCTGCGCTTCAAAACGCTGCATCTATTGGTGCGATGATCCTAACAACTGAAGTAACTATCACTGATAAGCCTGAAGAAGATAAAGGCGGCGGTGGTGGAATGCCTCCAGGTATGGGTGGCATGGGCGGAATGGGAGGTATGGGCGGAATGATGTAATTCGAAAGAATAACATTTTGTCTGTATTTACCAGAGGGTCACGATTTTTCGTGGCCCTTTTTTATTGATGGCTACATGCCTACCTTCGTTCCGCACGACACAATAAACTTCGGAAAAGATTCACCACCACAGCACCCTTTCCTACGGAAAGAAATGCTGGGCAGGCATAGATCACGATGGAGAGCTCAAAGCACGCAGAGGAAAGTAGAAATACATAAAACTTAATTTATTAAGATCCTAAATAAATGTAACCCGAATCGGCCCTCCTCCAACACAGCCAGCATTCAATTTGTACACCAAACTCCGTGAGCTTTGTGTCTCTGTGTGAAAACTCTTTATCTTTTTCTATATTCCTAAATCTTTTCGCCTGAACTAGAATTCCGATTTCTATTGCCATCCTCCGTGACCTCCGTGTGCTCTTAGCGAACTTTGTGGTAAAACTCTTCGTACCTAACTTCGTTCCGACCGGTGGCCAGTTTGGTACGCCAAAGCCGTAACGAAGGCAGGCACTTCGCGCGAGACACAATAGACTTAGGAAAAGATTTACCACAGAGTCCACAGAGAAGAGCACAAAGCAAACAAAGGGAAGAGTTTCAATAGTTAAAAAAAATTTACTATTCACTTTAGATTAGCGATATCCAATTAAATACTTCAACATCCGAATCGAACAGAATCCTTCGTGGTCTTTGCGTGAACTTAGCGAACTTTGTGGTAAAATTCTTGCTATTCTTTTTCCACACAGAGGCACTCTCGGAAAAGCAAAGATTTACCGCAAAGGTCACAATGAAGAACACGGAGCACACAAAGTGAAGAGTTTCAATAGTTAAAAAAAATTTACCATTCACTTTAGATAAGCGAAATCCAATTAACTACTTCAACATCCAAATCGAACACAATCCATCGTGGTTTTTGTGTGAACTTAGCGAACTTTGTGGTAAAATATTCGGATAACGGACGCTATTCACAGATTGCATAAAATGGGTTTGTAAATTTTACTTGTGATGTGCTGATCATGTGAGACTTTTAATATTTTTGTGAGACAGGGGACAGCAAGGACAGGGCTTAAGCCCTGTTTTTTAAAATTAAAAAATCTTGACCCTAACCACGTAAGGAACTTCCACATCCTTCAGTATTCTCCTAATCCTTCGTGGTCTTTGCGTGAACTTAGCGAACTTTGTGGTGAAATTTGGTACTCCCCCAAAAAACTGGACAGAAAAAATGGTTCTTCGCTAAGGAGAAACAAATGTATCAAGGACCCAAAGACTACCCTCATGAGTTCAAAATCCAATCACTGAAACGGTATTTGGAAAATGGATGTAGGTGTAATTTTACTGCCAAAGAATTAGGAATACCAGAATCTACCCT of Leptospira sp. GIMC2001 contains these proteins:
- the tgt gene encoding tRNA guanosine(34) transglycosylase Tgt encodes the protein MIFKELKRAQGSFARTGLLNVGGRSIETPIFMPVGTQGTIKALSTEDINELGYELILSNTYHLYLRPGTEVLDHFHGVKKFMGYDKAMLTDSGGYQMFSLSSLFKFEYDGVKFQSHLDGSRHKFTPEKVLEIQRSIGSDIWMVLDDCAPYDSNSKRIQESLDRTHRWAENSIKHWETMDTQSYVFGISQGAMDLNARKLSLEKIQSYPFAGIAVGGLSVGEPRPLFIQVLEHLAEHLDPNRAHYLMGVGTVPDILDGVRNGIDMFDCVLPTRNARNAQVFTRKGKLNLRNEKFKLSDKPIDEECNCKVCKNYSLGYLRHLHKSKEILALQLSTFHNLQFMRDFMQMVRNSIESGYFPEFYTEWKNLYDSSN
- a CDS encoding Fur family transcriptional regulator; translation: MTDSTTPHTKEDTAMEMLTFSNYLKKKGLKITSQRMLVAEKIFSIHNHFTAESLQEELKDRRDEISKATIYRILSIMVEAGLLQEHNFGKDYKYYEHIIGHAHHDHIICIECGRIVEFIDEKIEELQRKAAREKGFSITGHDLNIYGVCDSPKSCQHNQNKNPAL
- the lptE gene encoding LPS assembly lipoprotein LptE, which encodes MNRRKSLNLLVFVFVIGLSSCSYFHREPGNPPKFRGTPLPDSVRTVYIQNFRNASYAPQLHTMVTQYLKSEVDRRGRFIQVRDKFKAAYRIHGEVTHYQLVGNLMDLGDQHLSSEMFSITKIELHKADTNERIELERTEIPGRAYFSRQLGYRESEIQAQDRMARVMAVKIAEELERAWYFSIAKNIDE
- a CDS encoding M23 family metallopeptidase, with protein sequence MQLFELRLFPRFSTNKSGFLNFLCLFMVLFSVFLNPFALKSQESRFQIHRDEPGWPLDFFSPISGTFGEYRNHNMHMGADFKSYGLNGHPVLAVFDGSIDHISQSQKGYGTSFNLYSNELSMKSKYAHLYSFQGSNSKLELLRQALCLLIGKDEFYINLPKGMFEVKKGDWIGLTGESGSGISHLHLEFRDDKGFINPLFFTSFHQKDNIAPTILKLLWEDSARSQVLELQTKQIGPGQYSIQEPIVARGKIRIKLGGYDFIRSRNKNNVYAIELINGTDKLYRKEFFYVPYSDSSNKQLFYDINRSSLSPPVYFYNVFDPSKGYSIDLTDHEIGDKILLTAILEDATGNRSELPIQIEVGIPRKDTTIRPVPNSKVGDIYTTSDKVVSLDFKKTSTYGNGYPLISKTDWEKEGVKIAKGLTPVSDPYKISVMNFNWKGEATGFIKTKNPPTSKESLYFYDTSIKRFNGISSTRTKDGFQFKTEKLGILGVFADEAPPSVHYAYSYAKEIHLENARTPGISERLYYLGDVGSGFTTTPEVLLEGEVYPFEYDKDRRAISIKIPDKAFLEKKYLLLQIRPKDWAGNQGNYFTEILTP